The Skermanella rosea sequence CGGAAGCGTCGTTCCCGCCGCGACGTTCAATCTCCAGCGCCTGTGCCGCGACCATTTCGGCGTCGAGCCCATGCGGATCGGGGAGCCGGGGGTACGGCTCGGCATCGAGATCAGGATTGACAACCCGCGCGAGGCCGGCGCCGACCGGTTGCTGAACGCCATCGCGGCGGTCGCCACATATCCGTCACCCCTGGTCGTGGTGGATATCGGGACCGGGACCACCTTCGACATCGTGGACGCGGAGGGCGGCTTCTGCGGCGGCGTCATCGCGCCGGGACCGAGCTTGGCGCTCGACGCCCTGCACCGGGTCGCGGCCCAGCTTCCGAAGGTGGATATCGTCCGGCCGGCGGCGGTCATCGGCAAAGGCACTGTCGGCGCGATGCAATCCGGCATGTTCTGGGGTTATCTCAGCATGATCGAGGGCTTGCTGACCCGCATCCAGGCCGAGCTGTCGCCGACCGGCGATCCTCCGGTGACCGTGATCGTCACCGGAGGGCTGGGCGCGCAGTTCGCCGAAGCTACCTCGATGATCCATCACATCGACAACGAATTGACCCTGCGCGGTCTCCTGCTGGTCCACCAACGCAACATGGCTTCATGACATCATCCCCTGATCCCCAATCCATCGGGTCCAGCCCCTTCGATCCCGATCGGCCCGGTTCGGACGCGATCTATTTCCTGCCGCTGGGCGGGTCCGGCGAGATCGGCATGAACCTCAATCTGTACGGTCATGCCGGGAAATGGCTGATGGTGGATCTGGGGATCTCGTTCGGCGACGAGACGATGCCGGGCGTCGACGTAATCATGCCCGACCCGACCTTCATCCGGGACCGCCGGGACGACCTCGTCGGCATCGTCCTGACCCACGCCCACGAGGATCACCTGGGGGCGGTCCAGTACCTGTGGCCGGAGCTCCGCTGCCCCGTCTACGCGACGCCCTTCACCGCGTCGGTGCTGCGGGCCAAGCTGCTGGAGCGCAACCTTGCCGGCAAGGTGGAGATCATCGAGGTGCCGCTCTCGGGACGGTTCTCCGCCGGGCCGTTCGAGGTGGAACTGATCACCGTCACCCATTCCGTGCCCGAACCCAACGCCCTCGTGCTGCGCACGCCGCTCGGGGCCGTGCTGCATACCGGCGACTGGAAGCTGGATCCCGACCCCGTCGTCGGCGCCCCGACCGACGAGGCGGCCCTGATGCGCCTGGGCGGCGAGGGCGTGCTGGCGATGGTGTGCGACAGTACCAATGCCATGGTTCCGGGAATTTCGGGTTCGGAGGCGGCGGTGCGCGACAGCCTGATCAAGCTGTTCGGCCGGCTCAAGAACCGAATCGCGATCAGTTGCTTCGCGACCAACGTCGCGCGGCTGGAAAGCATCGCCGCGGCCGCCACGGCGACCGACCGGAACGTCGCGCTGGTCGGGCGCTCCCTGTGGCGCATCAACGAGGCGGCCCGGGCCAACGGGTACCTGAAGGACGTCCCACCTTTCCTCAGCGAGCGCGATGCCGGCTTCCTGCCGCGTGAGAAGACCGTGCTGGTCTGTACCGGAAGCCAGGGCGAGCCCCGGTCCGCGCTCTCCCGGATCGCCGCGGACGACCATCCCGAGATCGCGCTGGAGCGCGGCGACACCGTCATCTTCTCGTCGCGCGAGATCCCGGGGAACGAGCGGGCGATCGGTCGGGTGCAGAACATGCTGGTCGGGCAGGGGGTGGAGGTCATCACCGCCGACACCGAGTTCGTCCATGTGTCCGGCCATCCCGCCCAGGACGAGTTGGTCCGCATGTACCAGTGGGTGCGCCCGAAGTTGGCGGTCCCGATCCATGGCGAGATCCGCCACCAGACGGAACATGCGCGGCTGGCGCGCGACTGCCAGGTGCCCGACACGATCATTCCGGAGAACGGCTCGATCATCCGGCTGGCGCCCGGGCCGGCGGAAGTGGTCGGGCAGGTCCAGCACGGACGGCTGGCCCTGGACGGCAAGCGGATCGTGCCGCTGGATGCCGGGGTCATGCGGGGCCGGCACCGCATGATGTACAATGGTGCCGCGGTGGCCACCCTGGTCATGGATTCCGAAGGCGAACTGGTCACCCATCCGCAGGTCGCCGTCATGGGGCTGCTCGAGGGACCCGAAGCCGGGGAGATCCTGACCGAAGTCGGATTCGCCGTGCGAAAGGCCGTCGAAGAGCTCTCCCGTCAGTCCCGGCTCGACGACGAGGCCGTGCGCCAGGCGACCCGCATCGCGGTCCGCCGGAGCCTCAACGCCAGCCAGGGCAAAAAGCCGCTCACCGAAGTCCATCTGGTTCGGCTATAGGGATGGGGAGCGGGCCGTGGAACCCGGCACCGCCATCGATGGACCAAGTCAGAAAGACCAAGGGGGAACCATGATCGGCAAGCTCAACCACGTGGCTATCGTCGTGCCCGACCTGGAGAAAGCGACGGCCCTTTACCGCGACACGCTCGGCGCCGCCGTCTCGGCTCCGGTCGACCAGCCGGCCCACGGGGTGACGGTGGTGTTCGTCGAACTGCCCAACACCAAGATAGAACTGCTGTATCCCCTGGGCGATGCCAGCCCGATCGCCAAGTTCCTGGCCAGCAATCCGTCGGGCGGAATCCACCATGTCTGCTACGAGGTGCCCGACATCCTGGCGGCCCGCGACAAGCTGAAGGCCGACGGGGCCCGCGTGCTGGGCGACGGCGAACCCAAGATCGGCGCCCACGACAAGCCGGTCCTGTTCCTCCACCCCAAGGACTTCCTGGGCACCCTGGTCGAACTGGAGCAGGCCTGATCGATGGGTTGGGTAACCGGCATCGCCGTCTATTTCGTCGTCTGGTGGACAGTCCTCTTCGCCGTGCTTCCCTGGGGCTCCCACGCGCCGGAGGAGCCGGAGCCCGGCATGGCCGCGGGGGCGCCCGCCAAGCCCCGCATCGGCCTGAAGTTCCTGGTCACCACCGGGGTCGCGGCTGTCGTCTGGCTGATCATCTATTTCATCGTCACGTCCGGGCTGATCTCGTTCCGGACGTGACCTCAGCGGAGGTCACGTCGCGCCATGGGCCTGTCCTATTGCGAAGCAGCACCTGGGCATCCGTGGCACGGGCCTTATCATGACGGGGAGTACGGGTTCCCGTCCGCCGACGAGCGGGTCCTGTTCGAACGGCTGGTCCTGGAGATCAACCAGGCCGGACTATCCTGGCTGACCATCCTGAAGAAGCGCGCGGCCTTCGCCGCCGCTTTCGAGAATTACGACGTCGACCGGATCGCCGCCTACGGCGAGGAAGACCGGGCGCGGCTGCTGGGCGACGCCGGCATCATCCGCAACCGGCTCAAGATCGATGCCGTGATCGAGAACGCGCGCCGCGTCCAGGCCCTCCGTGCCTCCCACGGCGGTTTCGCCGGATGGCTGGACAGCCACCATCCGCTGGACAAGGCGGGGTGGGTGAAGCTGTTCAAGGCGCAGTTCCGCTTCACGGGCGGGGAGATCGTGAACGAGTTCCTGATGAGTCTCGGCTATCTGCCCGGTGCCCATAATCCGGGCTGCCCGGTGCATCGCCACCTGGAATCGCTTGATCCCCCCTGGATTCGGGCTGAACGGAGCGGGTTTACCGGATATCGAGCTTAAACTTTGGGCAAACCGTTGGGCGAAACGCGCTCAATTGCACAGGGCTTAAGCAAAAGAGCAAGAAAATGAGCAAAAGAAAAGGCAAGCTCCATTTTGTGGCTTGCCTTGCTCAGTTCCTCAGACAATAATTTTTATCGCTGAGAGGGTTTATCCCTCTTACCGACGCCTGGTGGCGATTCCTCCCTAACTTCAGGCCGCGCTGCGGTGACAGCGCGGCCCTTTTCTTATTGTGAGCGAAACCTTACGCCATGCTTGCGTCATCGTCACCTGTTTTCTGCCCAATCCATGGCTCTTTGCCGCGGTACTGATCATGTCGCGGTTCAGCCGGGCATGCGGGGCGGATCGGGCAAAACGGTTGTGGCCGATACCGCCGAATTGGTACAAAGGCATCCGGTCACACGCGGCTTTCAGGGCAGGGCGTCTCGCGTCATGGGCAACGGCACACCTGCCTCGAAATGCGTAAGGTCTTTCAGAAAAATCCCGGGTTCCAAGCCACCCTGCGGGTCTTCATCCTGCATAGGGCTGCCTGCGGCCGGCTTACCGCCCGTCCCGTCACTTGAACCAACTCTCTCGGAGGGAACAAGAAACATGCTCAACAGACGCCAGTTCGGTCTTTCGGTGGCCGGGACCGCCGCAGCCCTCAGTGTCGGTCCGACGGTCGGTCGCGCGTTCGCCGCCGACAAGCTGAAGGTCGGCTTCGTCTATGTCGGTCCGGTTTCGGATCACGGCTACAGCTATCAGCACGACCTGGGCCGCCGCCACATCGCCGAGCATTTCGGCGACCGGATCGAGACCACCTATGTGGAGAACGTGGCCGAGGGTCCCGACACCGAGCGGGTGATCAACCAGCTGGCCGCCGGCGGCGCCGGGCTGATCTTCACGACGTCGTTCGGGTTCATGAACCCGACGCTGAAGGTCGCGCAGCGTTTCCCCAAAGTGAAGTTCGAGCACGCGACCGGGTACAAGCGCGCGGCCAACGTGGCCACGTATTCCGGCCGCTTCTACGAGGGCCGCACCGTCTGCGGCCTGCTCGCCGGCAAGATGACCAAGTCCAACATCATCGGCTATATCGGGTCCTTCCCGATCCCCGAGGTGGTCAGCGGCATCAATGCCTTCACGCTGGCGCTGCGCAGCGTCAATCCCCAGGCGCAGGTGCGGGTGGTCTGGGTGAACAGCTGGTACGACCCGGGCAAGGAGGCGGCCGCCGCCAAGGCGCTGATCGACCAGGGCGCCGACATCCTGGCCCAGCACACCGACAGCCCGGCCCCGATCCAGGAAGCCGAGGCCCGCGGCATCCATGCCTTCGGCCAGTCTTCGGACATGAGCCGGTTCGGCCCGAAGGCCCACCTGACCTCCATCGTGGACGACTGGAATCCCTACTACCAGCAGCGGGTCCAGGCCGTCCTCGACGGCACCTGGAAGTCGGAGGATTACTGGGGAGGCCTCGCCACCGGGACGGTCTTCCTGCCGCCGTTCAACGATGCGGTCCCTGACGACGTGAAGGCGCTGGGCAACAAGGCGATCGAGGACATCAAGTCGGGCGCCCTGCATCCCTTCACCGGCCCGATCAAGGACCAGTCCGGCAAGGTCGTGATCGCCGAGGGCAAGACCGCCACCGACCCGGAGATCCTGTCGATGGCCTATTACGTGGAAGGCGTCCAGGGGACCCTGCCCAAGTAACCTGCCCAAGTAAGCGGTGCCTGCCGGGGGCGTGTCGCGCGCCCCCGGCATGGACTTGCCGGCATGGACTTGTCCGGCGCTATTCCCTACAGTCCGCTCCGATCGGACTGGCCATGGGCCGGTCGTCCCCGAGCCCCGTGAGAAGTCGAATGCGGTTGTCCGCCTATTTCCTGCCCACCCTGAAGGAAAACCCCAACGAGGCGCAGATCGTCTCGCACCGGCTTATGCTGCGCGCCGGCATGATCCGGCAGACCAGCGCCGGCATCTATGCCTGGCTGCCGCTGGGGTTCCGCGTGCTGAAGAAGATCGAGCAGATCGTGCGCGAGGAGCAGGACGCCGCGGGCGCGCAGGAACTGCTGATGCCGACGATCCAGCCGGCAGAGCTGTGGAAGGAAAGCGGCCGGTACGACGATTACGGCAAGGAGATGCTGCGCATCCGCGACCGGCACGAGCGCGAGATGCTGTTCGGCCCGACCAACGAGGAGATGATCACCGACATCTTCCGGTCGGCGGTGAAGAGCTACCGCGACCTGCCGCGGAACCTCTACCATATCCAGTGGAAGTTCCGGGACGAGATCCGCCCCCGATTCGGCGTGATGCGGGGGCGCGAGTTCCTGATGAAGGACGCCTACTCGTTCGACCTGGACCAGGCCGGCGCCCGCCGCTCGTACCAGAAGATGTTCCTGGCCTATCTGCGGACCTTCGCCCGGCTCGGCATGAAGGCGATCCCGATGCAGGCCGACACCGGCCCGATCGGCGGCGACCTCAGCCACGAGTTCATCATCCTGGCGGAAACCGGCGAGAGCGGGGTGTTCTGCGACAAGGAGTGGCTGGACCTGGACGTGCTGTCCAGCGCGCCCGGATTCGACGACGACCTCGCGCCGTTCTTCGAGAAATACACCAGCATCTACGCCGCCACCGACGAGAAGCACGATCCCGCCACCTCGCCGCTGCCGGCGGGGGAGCTGGTGAACGCCCGCGGGATCGAGGTCGGCCATATCTTCTATTTCGGCACCAAGTACTCGGCCCCGCTGGGCGCCGTGGTCGCCGGGCCGAACGGCGAGCAGGTCACCCTGGAGATGGGATCGTACGGCATCGGCGTGTCGCGGCTGGTCGGCGCGATCATCGAGGCGAGCCATGACGAGGCCGGCATCATCTGGCCGGACAGTGTGGCGCCCTTCAAGGTCGGCCTGATCAACCTGAAGACCGGCGACGCCGAGTGCGACCGCGTTTGCGACGAGCTGTACCGCGACCTGAACGCCGCGGGCGTCGAGGTGATCTACGACGACCGCAACGAGCGGGCCGGCGGCAAGTTCGCCGACATGGACCTGATCGGCATCCCGTGGCAGCTGACCGTCGGTCCGCGGGGGCTGAAGAGCGGCGTCGTCGAGCTGAAGCGCCGTGCCACCGGCGAGCGCGAGGAACTGTCGCGCGACGCCGCCCTGGCCAAGCTGACCGCCTGAGACCGACACGCACCGCCCATCAGTCCAAAAAGGCCTTACAGGCATGATCTTCGGCGCTTTCGAACGCATGGTCGCGATGCGGTACCTCCGCGCGCGGCGGCAGGAAGGCTTCATCTCGGTGATCGCCGCGTTCTCGCTGCTGGGCATCGGGCTCGGCGTCGCGACCCTGATCATCGTGATGGCCGTCATGAACGGCTTCCGGTCGGAACTGCTGGGCCGGGTGCTCGGCCTGAACGGCCACATGAACGTCTACGCGATCCAGGGCCCGCTGCCCGACTACCAGCCGCTCGCCGACCGTCTGCGGCAAGTGCCCGGCGTCACCTCGGTGACGCCGACCGTCGAGGCGCAGGCCCTGGTCACTGTCCGAGGCGTGTCGTCCGGCGCCATCGTCCGAGGGATCGCGCCCGAGGATTTCCGGGTCCGGCCGACCGTCTCCAACCATATCGTGCGAGGGTCTCTCGACCGTTTCGAGGACGAGAACGTAGCTATCGGCATCCGGATGGCGCAGCGGCTGGGTCTCGCCGTCGGCGACCAGCTCACGCTGATCAGCCCGCAGGGGAACACCAGCGCCTTCGGGACGGTACCGCGCATGCGGGCCTACACGATCGGCGCGATCTTCGACGTCGGCATGTTCGAGTACGACAACAACTTCATCTTCATGCCGCTGCCGGCCGCGCAGGTCTTCTTCCGGGTGCCCGACGCGGTGACGACGCTGGAGTTGATGGTCGAGCAGCCCCGGCTGATCTGGGAGTACCGCGGGCCGGTGCAGGAGGTGCTGGGCGGCCGGGCGCGCCTGGTGGACTGGCAGCAGTCCAACGCCAGCTTCTTCAACGCCCTTCAGGTCGAGCGGAACGTCATGTTCCTGATCCTGACGCTGATCATCCTGGTCGCCGCGTTCAACATCATCTCCAGCATGATCATGCTGGTGAAGGACAAGGGCAGGGACATCGCGATCCTTCGTACGATGGGTGCCACCCGGGGCATGATCCTGCGCATCTTCTTCCTGGCCGGCGCCAGCATCGGCGTGATCGGAACGGTGTTCGGCCTCGTCCTGGGCGTCGCCTTCGCCGACAATATCGAGTCGATCCGGCAGGTGATCCAGAACCTGCTGGGTACCGAACTGTTCTCGGCCGAGATCTATTTCCTGACGCAGCTGCCGGCGGAGATCGACTGGTCCGAAGTGGCCCGGGTGGTTCTGATGGCGCTGGGGCTGTCCTTCGGCGCCACCATCTATCCGGCGTGGCGGGCGGCCAAGCTCGATCCGGTCGAGGCGCTCCGCTATGAGTGAGGCGAGGAACGGGGCGGCCGAGCCCATGATCCGGCCCATGATCCAGATTGACGGGGTCGTCCGGACCTTCAGGCAGGCGGGCCAGCCGCTCGAGGTGCTGCGTGGCGCGTCACTCCAGGTCGCCGGCGGCGAGCTGGTGGCCCTGGTCGGGCCGTCGGGCGCGGGCAAGTCGACGCTCCTGCACATCGCCGGCCTGCTGGAGCAGGCCGACGGCGGCGAGATCCGCATCGCGGGCAAGCTGGCCAACACCTTGTCCGATGCCGACCGGACCTCCTTGCGCCGCCAGTCCATCGGGTTCGTCTACCAGTTCCACCATCTGCTGCCGGAATTCAGCGCGCTGGAAAACATCGTGCTGCCGCAGATGATCTCCGGCATCTCGAAATCCGTGGCGCGGAAGCGGGCCATGGAACTGCTGGACCTGGTCGGCCTGGGTGCGCGGGCCGGCCACCGGCCGGCGCGGCTGTCGGGCGGCGAGCAGCAGCGGGTCGCGATCGCCCGGGCCCTGGCCAACCGCCCGAAACTGCTGATCGCGGACGAGCCGACCGGCAACCTGGACCACAAGACGGCGGAGGACGTGTTCGCGATGCTGGCGAACCTGGTTCGAGGCGGCGATTTCGGGGCGCTGGTCGCGACCCACAACCTCGACCTGGCCGCCCGCATGGACCGGGTGCTCGAACTGAGAGACGGTGTTCTGGTCCAGCATTGAGCAATGCCTTACCCTGTCCCCGGGGCGTACGGCGATGCCCCGGACCACGACAGGAGGGTTGCGCCATGGACCGTAGGATCATCGAGCTCTACGACGAATATACCCACGCCCCGCTGGACCGCCGGGTCTTCATCAGCCGCCTGACCGCCTTGGCGGGCAGCGCCGCCGCCGCAGCAGCCCTGCTCCCCCTGCTGGAGAGCAACTATGCCCTGGCGCAGGTCGTGCCGGCGAACGACGCGCGGCTGGAAACCTCCCGCATCACCTGGCCGGGCGCTTCGGGCGACCTCAAGGGCTACCTGGCCAAGCCCAAGGGTGCCGGAAAGCTGCCGGCGGTGATCGTGATCCACGAGAATCGGGGTTTGAATCCCCACATCGAGGACGTGGTCCGCCGCGTCGCGCTGGAAGGCTTCGTGGCGCTGGGCCCGGACATGCTGAGCCCGCTCGGCGGGACGCCGGCCGACGAGGATCAGGCCCGGACGATGATCGGCCAGCTCGACGGCAAGCAGACCCTGGACAACTTGGTCAGGACCGTCGGATTCCTCCGGAACCACCCCGGGGCGACCGGCAAGGTGGGGGCCATGGGCTTCTGTTGGGGCGGCGGCATGGCAGGCATGCTGGCGACGGCGTCGCCGGATCTCGACGCTTCGGTGGTCTATTACGGCCGTACTCCGCCGCTGGAGGCGGTGCCGAACATCCGGGCGAAGCTGCTGCTGAATTATGCCGGACTGGACGACCGCATCAACGAGAGCGTCCCCGCCTTCGAGGCGGCGCTGAAGAAGGCCGGCGTCGATCATGCCCTGCATATGTACGAGGGCGCCAACCACGCCTTCAACAACGACACGGCCCCGGCGCGCTACGATGCGGCGGCCGCACGGCTGGCCTGGACCAGGACCGTCGAATTCTTGAAATCCAGCCTGGGCACCTGACGGAGCGGGGAGGGGGCTTGGCAGGGACCGGCAGCATAGTGGCCTCGGGTGTTCCATGATGCCGAGGTCGGCCGGCATTCCCATACTTTCGGTCGGCGCGTCGAGCCGGGCGAGGCTGGCAAGAGCCTGCAGCAGCATCAGGGGTCTTCTGTATGTCGGAACACCGATCAGGACCCTCGTGTCCGGGCACCGCTGGGATTGGCGGCTGCTGAACGGCCCGACAGGACCGCTCCCGACCTGTCCGCAATGCCCGGCAGATTATCTGTTGCCTTGCCGTCACTCCCGTGCCGGGTTCCATCCGCCAGGCGGGCCGATACTCGGCGTCAAGAGAAAGTTGCGCATGACGCCGGGGCTCCGGCTTGGCATGCTGGGCGCCCGACACACTCCGCCTCCCGAGTACAGCATCCGATGCCGATCGCCGACTTCGTCCACCTGCGCGTCCACTCCGCCTATTCGCTCTCCGAAGGAGCGATCAAGATCAAGGAGCTGGTCAAGATCTGCCAGAAGCAGGAGATGCCGGCGGTCGCGGTCACCGACACCGGCAACTTGTTCGGCGCACTGGAATTTTCCCTGGCAGCCATGGACGCCGGCGTGCAGCCCATTCTCGGTTGCCAGCTCGGTATCCGGCGCATGGGGCCGGCCGCGAACGGCGGCGGCAAGCCGGTCGGGAAGGGCGTGAACATGCCCGACCAGCTCGCCCTCCTGGTGCAGTCCGAGACCGGCTACCAAAACCTGACGAAGCTGATCAGCAAGGCCTTCATGGAGGGGGATCCGACCTCGGCGCCCCAGATCGCCCTGCAGGATCTCGAAGGCTTCACCGACGGGCTGATCGCCCTGTCCGGCGGACCGTCCGGATCGGTCGGACGCCTGTTCGCCGAGGGGCACAAGCCCGCCGCGCGCGACGTCGCCGAGCAGCTGCGCCGCCTGTTCCCCGGCCGGCTCTATGTCGAGCTGATGCGCCACGGGCTGGAGGTCGAGGATCGCATCGAGCCGGATCTGGTCGACCTGGCCTATGACCTGGACCTGCCGCTGGTGGCGACCAACGACTGCTTCTTCTCGACGGAGGACATGTACGAGGCCCACGACGCGCTGCTCTGCATCGCCGAGGGCTCCTACGTGGTCGAGGCGGAAAGGCGGCGCCTGACGCCGGAGCACCGGTTCAAGACGGCCGCCGAGATGCGCGAGCTGTTCGCCGACCTGCCGGAGGCGGTGGACAACACCCTGGTGATCGCGCGGCGCTGCAGCTACCTGCTGAAGCCGATCAAGCCGATCCTGCCCGCCTTCCAGGCTGCGGCCGAGGGCGGCAGGACCGAGCCGGAAGAACTGCGCCACCAAGCCCACGAGGGCCTGACCTGGCGGCTCGAAAAGCAGGTCTTCACGCCCGAGATGACGGCAGAACAGCGCGCGGAAACCGAGAAGACCTATCGCGAACGGCTCGACTTCGAGTTGAACGTGATCGAGAACATGAAGTTTCCCGGCTACTTCCTGATCGTCTCGGACTTCATCAAGTGGGCTAAGCGCCACGAAATCCCGGTCGGGCCGGGCCGCGGCTCGGGCGCCGGCTCGGTCGTGGCGTGGTCGCTGACCATCACCGACCTGGATCCCCTGCGCTTCGGCCTGCTGTTCGAGCGGTTCCTGAACCCCGAGCGCGTGTCGATGCCAGACTTCGACATCGACTTCTGCCAGGACCGCCGGGACGAGGTGATCCGCTACGTGCAGGGCTATTACGGCCACGACCGGGTCGCCCAGATCATCACCTTCGGTAAGCTCCAGGCGCGCGCCGTGCTGCGCGACGTCGGCCGGGTGCTCCAGATGCCCTATGGGCAGGTCGACAAGATCTGCAAGCTGGTGCCCAACAATCCGGCCAATCCCGTGACCCTGGGACAGGCGATCGAGGGCGAGCCGATGCTTCAGCAGGCCCGGGATTCGGACGAAACCGTCAAGCGCCTGATCGAGATAGCGCTTCGCCTGGAAGGACTGTTCCGCCACGCCTCGACCCACGCGGCCGGCGTGGTGATCGGCGACCGCCCGCTGGACCAGCTGGTGCCGCTCTACCGCGACCCGCGCTCGGACATGCCGGTCACCCAGTTCAACATGAAGTATGTCGAGCAGGCCGGGCTGGTGAAGTTCGACTTCCTCGGCCTGAAGACCCTCACCGTCCTCCAGCGCGCGGTGGAGCTGATCACCGAGCGCGGCGACGTCATCGACCTGTCGAACCTGCCGCTCGACGACGTCAGGACGTACGAGATGATGTCGCGCGGCGAGACGACCGGCGTGTTCCAGCTTGAAAGCTCTGGCATGCGCGACGTGCTGCGCCGCCTCAAGCCGAACCGGTTCGACGACATCATCGCGCTGGTCTCGCTCTACCGTCCCGGCCCGATGGACAACATCCCGACCTACATCGCGGTGAAGAACGGAGAGAAGGAGCCGGACTACATGCATCCCTGGCTGGAGCCGATCCTGAAGGACACCTTCGGGATCATGATCTACCAGGAACAGGTCATGCAGATCGCCCAGGTGCTGTCCGGCTACTCGCTCGGCGGCGCCGACCTGCTGCGCCGCGCCATGGGCAAGAAGATCCAGGCCGAGATGGACGCCCAGCGCAAGCTGTTCATCGACGGTGCCGTCGGCAAGGGAGTCGACGGTGAGCAGGCGGGCCTGATCTTCGACCAGGTGAACAAGTTCGCGGGTTACGGCTTCAACAAGTCCCACGCCGCCGCCTATGCGCTGGTCGCCTACCAGACCGCCTATCTGAAGGCCAATTACCCGGTGGAGTTCCTGGCGGCGTCCATGACGCTCGACCTGGGCAACACCGACAAGCTGAACACCTTCCGGCAGGAACTGGTCCGCCTCAAGATCCGCCTGCTGACCCCCGACATCAACAAGTCGAACCCGGTTTTCCGGGTGGAGCTGCTGCCCGACGGCGAGCGGGCGATCCGCTACGCCCTGGCCGCCGTCAAGGGCGTCGGCATGCCCGCCATGGAGGCGGTGGTGAGCCAAAGGAACGAGGGCGGCCGCTATACGGACCTGTTCGACCTCGCCCGCCGGCTGGACACCAAGGTGATCAACAAGCGCCAGTTGGAGAACCTGACCTGCGCCGGCGCCTTCGACAGCCTGAACGGCAACCGCCGGCAGGTCCATGGCGGCATCGAGACGCTGATCCGCTATGCCCAGGCCGCGGCGGCCGAACGGGAGAGCGGGCAGTCCAGCCTGTTCGGCGGCGGGGGCGGGGTGACGCTGAAGGTGCCCGACCTGCCCAAGGTGGCCGATTGGGACCAGCTGGACCGGCTGGCCCACGAATTCAACGCGATCGGCTTCTACCTGTCGGCCCATCCGCTCGACGGCTTCGCCAAGCCGCTGTCGCGCCTGCGGGTGGTGAACTCCGCCGATCTGCTCAAGAAGGCGACCGGCGGCGGCTCGACCCGGTTCCCCATGGCGGGCGTGGTGATCAACCGTCAGGAGCGGGTCGCCAAGAGCGGCAACCGCTTCGCCTTCGTCAGCCTGTCGGACTCCACGGGCGTCTACGAGGTGACCCTGTTCTCGGAGCTGCTGGCGACCTCGCGGGAGTTGCTGGAGCCGGGCAAGAGCGTGGTCCTGATGGTCGACGTGCAGGTGATGGGCGAGGACATGCGGCTGACCTGCCACGACGTGAAGCCGCTGGAGGACGAGGTCGCCCGCGCCGCCGAGGGACTGCAGATCATCCTCAGCCAGCCGGAAGCGGCACCGCATCTGCGCAACATCCTGGACCAGATCGGGCGGGGCCGCGGCAAGATATCGATCCTGGTCGATGTCGGCGGCATGCGGGAAGCCGAGATCGCGCTCCCCGGGGCCTATGCCGTGTCGGCGAAGGGCAGGGCCGCGATCAAGGCGATTCCCGGCGTCGCGGACGTGCTCGATCTTTAGGCGTTTCGCCGGGGCATGCCCCGCCTGATGCATGCGGATATGGTTGCCAAACGCGGGGCGCCGGGCTATCTATCGCCCGTCGCAAAACCTCACGCGGGCTTGCGGTCCATCGGTCCATAGGCCGGCGGCCCGCTCCGGTGTTCACATCTCGTGGACCACGCCCGCGGCGGAGCAACCGGAAAAGGACTGTTTTCCATGCCGATGCCTTCATTCACCATGCGCCAGCTCCTGGAAGCCGGCGTCCATTTCGGCCACCACACCCGCCGCTGGAACCCGAAGATG is a genomic window containing:
- a CDS encoding DNA-3-methyladenine glycosylase I, with the protein product MGLSYCEAAPGHPWHGPYHDGEYGFPSADERVLFERLVLEINQAGLSWLTILKKRAAFAAAFENYDVDRIAAYGEEDRARLLGDAGIIRNRLKIDAVIENARRVQALRASHGGFAGWLDSHHPLDKAGWVKLFKAQFRFTGGEIVNEFLMSLGYLPGAHNPGCPVHRHLESLDPPWIRAERSGFTGYRA
- a CDS encoding ribonuclease J; amino-acid sequence: MTSSPDPQSIGSSPFDPDRPGSDAIYFLPLGGSGEIGMNLNLYGHAGKWLMVDLGISFGDETMPGVDVIMPDPTFIRDRRDDLVGIVLTHAHEDHLGAVQYLWPELRCPVYATPFTASVLRAKLLERNLAGKVEIIEVPLSGRFSAGPFEVELITVTHSVPEPNALVLRTPLGAVLHTGDWKLDPDPVVGAPTDEAALMRLGGEGVLAMVCDSTNAMVPGISGSEAAVRDSLIKLFGRLKNRIAISCFATNVARLESIAAAATATDRNVALVGRSLWRINEAARANGYLKDVPPFLSERDAGFLPREKTVLVCTGSQGEPRSALSRIAADDHPEIALERGDTVIFSSREIPGNERAIGRVQNMLVGQGVEVITADTEFVHVSGHPAQDELVRMYQWVRPKLAVPIHGEIRHQTEHARLARDCQVPDTIIPENGSIIRLAPGPAEVVGQVQHGRLALDGKRIVPLDAGVMRGRHRMMYNGAAVATLVMDSEGELVTHPQVAVMGLLEGPEAGEILTEVGFAVRKAVEELSRQSRLDDEAVRQATRIAVRRSLNASQGKKPLTEVHLVRL
- the mce gene encoding methylmalonyl-CoA epimerase, whose product is MIGKLNHVAIVVPDLEKATALYRDTLGAAVSAPVDQPAHGVTVVFVELPNTKIELLYPLGDASPIAKFLASNPSGGIHHVCYEVPDILAARDKLKADGARVLGDGEPKIGAHDKPVLFLHPKDFLGTLVELEQA
- a CDS encoding type III pantothenate kinase, with protein sequence MLLAIDAGNTNVVFAIFDGDRKQGQWRIATDGRRTADEYAVWLTSLMAMKGLKREDVDAAILGSVVPAATFNLQRLCRDHFGVEPMRIGEPGVRLGIEIRIDNPREAGADRLLNAIAAVATYPSPLVVVDIGTGTTFDIVDAEGGFCGGVIAPGPSLALDALHRVAAQLPKVDIVRPAAVIGKGTVGAMQSGMFWGYLSMIEGLLTRIQAELSPTGDPPVTVIVTGGLGAQFAEATSMIHHIDNELTLRGLLLVHQRNMAS
- a CDS encoding BMP family ABC transporter substrate-binding protein gives rise to the protein MLNRRQFGLSVAGTAAALSVGPTVGRAFAADKLKVGFVYVGPVSDHGYSYQHDLGRRHIAEHFGDRIETTYVENVAEGPDTERVINQLAAGGAGLIFTTSFGFMNPTLKVAQRFPKVKFEHATGYKRAANVATYSGRFYEGRTVCGLLAGKMTKSNIIGYIGSFPIPEVVSGINAFTLALRSVNPQAQVRVVWVNSWYDPGKEAAAAKALIDQGADILAQHTDSPAPIQEAEARGIHAFGQSSDMSRFGPKAHLTSIVDDWNPYYQQRVQAVLDGTWKSEDYWGGLATGTVFLPPFNDAVPDDVKALGNKAIEDIKSGALHPFTGPIKDQSGKVVIAEGKTATDPEILSMAYYVEGVQGTLPK
- a CDS encoding DUF1467 family protein, whose amino-acid sequence is MGWVTGIAVYFVVWWTVLFAVLPWGSHAPEEPEPGMAAGAPAKPRIGLKFLVTTGVAAVVWLIIYFIVTSGLISFRT